The genomic region TGGATCGGATGAAGTAGCAGGCGTGTTGCACATTTTGTTCTGTGGAAGATGGTTTTTGTGAACAGATTGTTCAATACAGATCTGCTTTGATATGGTGTAAATTTTTTTATAACAACAAGTTATTGTTTTAAGTGGTTCTGGCACACTCCTTGCCTGATTATAGTGCTTCTTTCAGTTGGTTCCTTTCAGACAAGGAGGTTTTGATGACTGCGCGTGTGTTGAGTTGTGCAACGCTGGGTATTGATGCGTATATCGTGCATATTGAGGCGGATATTTCGCGTCGGCTTCCCTCATTTTCAGTGGTGGGTTTGCCCGATAGTGCTGTGAAGGAGAGCCGGGATCGGGTGATGGCTGCGATTAAAAATGCCGGGCGAACATTTCCAACGAATCGGATTACGGTGAATTTGGCACCGGCAGATATCCGAAAGGAAGGCTCGGCATTTGATTTGCCGATTGCGATAGGCATTATTGCCGCGATGAGCGGTTCAATTTCACCCGAGAAGCTGTCGCAATATCTCATTTTGGGCGAGTTGGCTTTAGATGGTACGGTGCGGCCCGTGCGCGGTGCCCTGTCAATGGCTGTGGAAGCCAAAAAGGCGGGTTTAAAAGGGTTGCTCGTCCCTGTGGAGAATGCGCAAGAGGCGGCGATTACAGGAGGGTTAGATGTTTTGCCGGTGTGCGATTTGAGTGAGGCACTGGATTTTTTCGAGGGGTATTGCGATATCCTGCCCTTTGAAATCAATAGCGAGGCGATTTTTCGACAGGCGCGGATGCATCGGGTGGATTTTAAGGATGTGCGCGGGCAAGAGCATGCCAAGCGCGCGCTGGAGGTGGCGGCGGCAGGCGCGCATAACGCGATTCTTATGGGACCACCCGGATCGGGTAAGACGATGCTCGCCAGGAGATTGCCGACGATTTTACCCGATCTGACTCTGGATGAGGCTCTGCAGACGACAAAAATTCACTCGGTAGCGGGGTTGCTGCCACCCGATACAGCACTGGTGGCGACGAGGCCGTTTCGCTCGCCACATCACACGATTTCAGATGCGGGGTTGATCGGTGGCGGTCCCTATCCCCGGCCAGGAGAGGTATCGCTGGCACATCACGGGGTGCTATTTTTGGATGAGCTTCCCGAGTTTAAGAAACAGGTTTTGGAGTCTCTTCGCCAACCTATTGAGGACAGTTTTGTGACGATTGCCCGCGCGGCGATGTCGCTTTCGTATCCCGCGCAGTTTATGCTCGTTTGCGCTATGAATCCGTGTCCTTGCGGGTATTTGGGCGATCCACACCACGAGTGTATTTGCTCGCCCCCTGTGGTTCAGCGCTATGTCAATCGGATCTCGGGACCGCTGATGGATCGCATTGATATTCACGTAGAAGCTCCGGCTGTGCAGTATGAAGAACTGGCCAATGAACCCGCTGGCGAGTCTTCGGCAGAGGTTCGCAAGCGCGTGCAAGGCGCGCGGCAAATACAATTGGAGCGGTTTGCGGATTATCGAGATTTGTTTAGCAATGCGCACATGGGTTCGCGAGAGATTCGGATGTTTTGTAAAATTGATGATAGGAGCGAGGAGTTGTTGCGGATGGCGATTACGCGATTGGGGCTTTCGGCGCGGGCTTATGATCGCATCCTGAAGGCGAGCCGCACAATAGCAGACCTGGAAGGCGAAGAGGATATCCAATCGCGCCACGTTGCCGAGGCGATTCAATACCGTAGTCTGGATAGAAGATTGTGGGAGTAATAAAAAAAGCGGAGCATTGACAAGTGCTTCGCTTTTTTTGGGTTACAATATGAAACGCGATGCAAAAAAAGTTGTGATACCAGGTATTAAAGGCGAGGTGTGCATTCAGCGGATGGCGCATGGGTTTCCGCATATCTCGGCGCGGGATGAGGGGGATCGGTATTACGGTCTGGGGTATGCACATGGCCGGGATCGGCAGATGCACATGTGGTTGCTCAAGCTCATCGGGCGTGGGAATGCGTCTGCATATCTGAAAGCGGATGACGAGTTAATTGAGGTAGATCGATTTATGCGCTGGCTCGATATAGCGGGTGATGCGGATCGGGAAGCGCGACGTTTGTCACCTGGTGTGCAAGCGGTTCTGGATGCGTATTGCAAGGGGGTGAATCAGGCGGTGCGCGCAACGGGAACGCCTTTTGAATTTAAGCTGATGGGGTATCGACCAGATGATTGGACGCCGGGAGATGCACTGCTGATGGTTAAGCTGATCGGTTTTGTTGGGCTTTCGCAAATGCAGGGCGATATGGAGAAGTTGATTGTTCAGTTGATTCAGAAGGGCGTGGATACGGAGCGGTTAAAGGAACTTTTTCCAGCGATTCGGGATGATGTATCAGAAGAGTACATCGATTTGATAAAGAAGGTGCGTCTGGTGCGTCCGATGATTCCATCATCTGTGGTGTGGCGCGATTTGTTGCCCGATTTTTCCGCGAGCAATAATTGGGCTGTGCGTCCGTCAAAGACGGCATCTGGATGGGCGATGATGTGCGGAGATCCGCATCTGCAATTGCAATTGCCTTCGGTGTGGTATCTGGCGGTTCTGTCTGGGGGCGATGATTATTTGATGGGTGCGACGCTGCCGGGGTTGCCGGTTGTGGCTATGGGACGGTCACCCCACCTGTCGTGGGCAGCGACCTATGGTACCGCCGATGTGTGTGATTATTTTGTGGAGGAGGTGAAGGATGGGAAGTATAGATGTGGGGATAGATGGGTGCCTTTGCGCGTGCGAGAAGAGGTTATTCGGCCTAAAAAGAAGGATCCGATAGGGTTGCGCGTTTGCGAGACGGAACGCGGTTTGTTGGAGGGTGAGGTCAATGAGGATGGGTTTTACCTGTGTTATGCGTGGACGGGTAAGCAGCAAAAGGGGACGGGTGCGGATTCGCTGGATTGTGTTTTGCGGATTACAAAGTCAAAAGGCGTTGAAGAGGCACGGGATTATTTTGCGGGGTTGACGTTTGCGCCGTTTAATTGGGTGTTTGCAGATCGGGCGGGGAATATTGGCTATCAACTCGGCGGGCTGGTGCCCAAACAACCCGAAGGCTCATCGGGTTTGATTCCGTATTTGGGTTGGGATGAGAAACAGAATTGGGATGGGATGGTTGATCCGATATTGTATCCCCGCACGGTCAATCCCGAATGCGATTTTATTGTGACGGCAAACCAGGATCTCAATTTTATGGGGCAGTTCGCGCCGATGAAATTGTCGATTTCGTCTTATCGCGCGGATCGAATTTGCGAGATGTTGCGGGAGAAGGATGATTTAACCGTAGAGGATATGAAGCGGATTCACTATGATCTTCACGCGCTTCAGGCCAGGGAGTTTATGGCGGTTATACGTCCGTTATTACCCGAATCGGAAAACGGGGATATATTGCGGGAGTGGGATTTGTGTTATGATGCGGATTCTCTGGGTGCGACACTTTTTGAGCGCGTTTATCGCGAGCTCGTTTTGCTCGTTTTTGGGGATAATGGTTTGGGGCGCGAGATGGTGACGTTTTTGCTGGATGGTACGACGCTGTTCAGTGTTCTGCACGGATATTTTGATCGCATTCTTTTGAGCGGGGCATCGGTCTGGTTTGGAGATCAGCCGCGTGAGGTTTTCTATCAAATGGCGATTGAACGCGGGTTAAGGGAGAAAGCCGTGCCGCACGGCGAAGTGAGCAGGGTTTATATTGAGCATATTTTTTTCAGGGGGAAGTTGCCGAGGTTTTTGGGTTTTGATTATTCGCTTGCGAATATTGGGAGTCGGTCAACGGTTTCGCAGGCTGGCGTGTTCAAAGGCGGCGCGCTTGCACCCACTTTTCGAATGATTTGCGATTTTGGGGAGGATGTGCTATACGCAAATGTCGCGGGCGGTGCTTCAGATCGCCGTTTTTCCAAATTCTATACGTCGGGGTTAGATGCATGGGCGCAAGGCGAGTACGAGGTGTTAGGACCATAAAGAGTTGACAGCTAACGGGTTGCTCTGTTAATGCCTTTGATTTTTTGATTTGCTTTGGCGCGCTGGTCGATTTCTTCGGGTATGACGATGTTGTGGAGGTCGGCGCGGAGGTCGGAGAGGATGTCGGCACAGGTGGGGTCGTCAGCGCGATTTTCGGTTTCGTCGGGGTCGTTGGCGACGTTGAATAACTGGTCTGGCAGGCCTACGTAGTGGATGTATTTCCAATCGCCTTTTTTGATCATGAAGCCGCCAGTTAGCGCACCGAGGGCGTGGTATTCGCTAAAGATGGGGCGGTCGGGAAAGGGATGTCCGAGGATGGCGGGGAGGAGGCTGCTGCCGGGCAATGGCGCGGGGTCCTGTTCGGCGAGATCGAGTAGGGTGGGTAGGATGTCGATGAGGTTAGCTCCTGCGGAGATGCGCTGGTTGCCTGCAGCGTTTGGGTGGCGAATGATCATGGGGACGCGCACGGCGTGTTCGTAGAAACATTGTTTTTGCCATATACCGTGGTGTCCGCCCATTTCGCCGTGGTCGCTGACGTAGATGACGACGGTGTTGTCGCGCAGGGATGAGTTATCGACTATGTCGAGCAGGCGGCCGATGAGGTGGTCGGTGAAAGAGATGAGGCCGTAGTAAGCAGCGGTTGCAGTGGTGGAGATGGTGTCGGGCAGGGGTTCTTCGTTGCGCAGCCAGTAGCGGAGTTGCTGGATGGAAGGGTGCTGGGTTTCGCAAGGTTCGGTTCTCGTGTGTGGCAAGATGACGCGGTCGGGGTAGTAGCGGTCGAAGTATTCCCGTGGGCACAGGAGTGGGAAGTGGGGGTTTATGAAGCCGGTGTATAGGAGAAAGGGACGGTCGGCGTATTGCGCGCGGGATTTGAGGAAGCGTTCGGAGAGGTCGGTAGCGGTGCTGTCGTAGTCGGTTTGCCAGTTTTCGTCGGGGCCGCATTCGGTGACGTGGCTGTTGCTGCCGCGCCGGGCGTCGGGTGTGCGCGCGGGGGCACCCATACTCCAGTGTTTCCATTTTTCGGCGTCGTCCATGAGGCGCACGCCAAAGCCGTGCAGGCGTTCGGGACCTATGAAATGGGTGCGGCCGCAGGCTGCGGTTTCGTAGCCCGCGGCTTCGAGGTAGCTGCCCATTGTGGGGATTGTTCCCGCGAGGGGTGAGCCGTTGTCCCAGGTGCCGATCTGGTGGACGTATTGTCCGGTCATAAAGGACATGCGCGCCGGTACGCATATCGGGCAGGCAGTATAGGCATTGTCAAAGGTGGTGCCTTCGGATGCGAGGCGATCCATGTGTGGTGTTTCGATATGGGGGTGACCGTAACAGCCGGTGACTGCGGGGTCGTGTTCGTCGCTCATGATGAGCAAGATGTTGGGTCGCTGGTTCATGCGAATATCTTCCTATGCGTTTGGGACCGGGATCGGCGGATACAACGGTATCTCAGGTCAGGCCTGGTACAGGCTCTCTGTCGGGATGTCGGTGATCATTGCGTGGCCAGGGGTGTAGGATATCATGAATGGGAGCCTGGCCTGTTCGGCGACAATGCGGGGTGTGATGCCGCAAGCCCAATACAAGCGGTCCGTTCCTTCGGGTACTTCAAACGGGTGACCGTTCATATCGACGTTTATCTTTTCGATGCCGAGTTTGTCCGCATTATTTTTTCCGATTGGGGCGCCGTGACACGCGGGAAAGTGGCTGGTGAATTCCCATACATGGTCGATCACGGTCGGGTCGAATGAACGGATGGTGACGGCCATGTTGCCCGAGAAGGGCCCGACTGTTTTGCACGGGAGCGACGTGAGTTGGATGGTCGGTCCAAATGCGGCGGGGTAGCCTTTTTCGGTCAGGAGGCCATCGAAGGAGACGCTCGATCCGATCAGGAAGGTAACGGTTCGGTCGTCGAACAGGTCCACGATGTCCTGTCGGCGTTCGGTGACTACGCCATCGCGTACGATGTCGTATGAACCCAGGTCGGTTCGGATGTCGAGGGCGCGTGCATACTCGGGGCAGTCTGTTTGGCCGGGTTCCATTTTTGCAATCAGCGGGCAGGGTTTCGGGTTGGCGCGACAGAATGCCTCGAAATCGTCGGCGTAGTCTATGTCCAGAAAGGCGACGTTGACGCACAGGTAACCGGGAAGGGCTCGGGATGCAAAACCTTTGAGTTCGTTGGCCCTGCAAGCGAGTCTGACGTCTAACGGTGTTTTGAATTTCATGTTGTGCTCTCCATTGAAACGCTTAATATCTTCCTATGCGTTTGGGGCCGGGATCGGCGCATATAACGGTGTGGTCGAAGTTTTGTTTTATGAGCTGGTATTTCAGATCTGTGTGGGATGGGTCTTCCCAGAGGTTGTGAAATTCATCGGGGTCTTCTCGTAGATCGTAGAGTTCGCCATAGTCTTCGTTGTGATAGACGACGAGTTTGTAGCGGTTGTTGCGCAACATGGTCGCCCAACAGGGGTTGTGTTTTTCAGAGGCGTGTGGGGCGAATTTATCGACGACATCGTAGTATTCACAGCGCACAAATTCGTGGTGCGCGTGCCCGGAATCTTCGCCCGTGAGAATGGGGATGAGGGATTTGCCGTGTGTCCATTCGAGGGGGATGTCGGCGAGGTCGGCAAGGGTGGGCGCAATGTCTAAGAGCGCGGTGAGGCCATCTGCGCGGTGGCCCTGGAGAAAGGTGCCGGGCCACGAGATGATGAGGGGGACCCGTACGAGGGCTTCGTAGAAGCGGCAACCTTTGCCGGTGAGGCCGTGATCGCCGAGCATTTCGCCATGGTCACTCGTGAAGATGACGACGGTGTTTTCGCGCTGTCTCGTGCGCTCAAGTGCATTGAGCATGCGACCGACGTTTTCGTCGATGAGGGCGATCATGCCGTAGTAGGACGCTTTGTTGTGCTGTTCGCGGTCGCCGGGTGGGTTGCCTTTTTGTCCTGCGAAAAAGCGTTTGAGTTGCGTTTGTGTTTGCAGGTCGCTTTCGCGAAATAGCGGCGGTGGCAGGTCGGCGGGATTGTATTTGTGTGTGTCGGGTGCGTCAAAAGGTCCGTGCGGGTCAAAGGGGTTGACGCTCATGAGCCAGGGTCCGTCATGGGGGGATTCGATAAATTCAATGGCGCGGTCCGCACACCAGGTGGTCTGGTGGTGTTGGGGGTTCATGTCGGGACGATAGGTGCCGTATGTGCCGTCTTTTTTTGTTTGAAAGACGTCGCCGAGGTCTATGCCCTGTTCGGTGAGCCAGTCGGTGTACTGGTTGCCAATTCCGATGCCTTGATTGTGTGAGTGGCTGTACCAGAATTTGCGATATCCGTCGTCAACGCGTTGTTCTTCGCCGTTCCAGGCAGAGGCGAGGTGGAGTTTTCCCGATAAGCCGCAATCGTATCCGGCATCTGCGAGGCGTTTGGTGATGAGTTGTACGCGTTCATTTGCCGGGAAATAGGCATTGCCATTGCGATTGCCGTGTACGGTGCTGGGATATAGCCCGGTGAGAAAGCTGGAACGACTGGGCGTGCATATCGCGCTCTGGCAGTGGGCATGTGTGAATGCTACGCCTTCGGCGCAGAGGCGGTCGAGGTTGGGTGTCTGGATGTGTTCATTGCCGAGGGCGTGGATGGTATCATAGCGTTGTTGGTCGGTGCAGATCCAGAGGATGTTGGGGCGTTTTGGTGTCAATGGAGGTCTCCTCAATCGCGCGCGCCTCTGATAACGCGGCCGTTTTCGATCCAGTGATCGCGGTAAAAGGTAGTGGGTTCAAAGGTGTCGTTTAGTGCGTCCATGCGCGTCCGAATCTGGTCGCGGTAGTGCTGGATTGTTCTAGCATGGTCAGGGCTGTTGGCGAGGTTGTGCAATTGCAGAGGGTCTTCGCGGTGATTGTAGAGGGATTCTCGATGTTTTTCAATGGCATAGGTATATTGTTTGTCGCGCAAGGCACGCCATTCAAAGCCATCGTCCCAATCGACACTGGGACCCATGCCCTGTAAGAATGCGGATTCGGGTTCATCTCCATGCTGACCAAATGCGCAATGCGAAAGGTCAAATCCATCGATACCATCGGGGATATCGACGTTCAGGAGTGAGAGCAACGTGGGCATGATATCGGGTGTGTTGAGGCAGGCATCGCTTTCGGTTTTGGGGGCGATGCGGTTGGGCCAGCGCATGAGAAAGGGGACGCGCGCGGCTTCTTCATAGTAGATGTTTTTCTGAACGCGACCGTGTGCGCCAAACATTTCGCCGTGGTCTGATGTGAAGACGACGAGGGTGTCGTGCGCGAGGTTGAATCTGTCTAACGCGTCTAAAATTCGGCCCACGTTCCAGTCGAGGTTGGCAGTCATAGCGGCATAGATTCGCTGCCATTCAACGAGGTTGGGTTTGACGGATTTCATCCACCAATCGCGGTCGAACCATGCGTGCCAGTATTCTCCTGATCCGTCCCGGTAATTTGGCGGCAGGTCAAAGGCCATGTCTTTGAAGTGCATACCCCATTCTTCGGGGACGTTGTCCCAGTTCCAGGGCTGATGAGGTGTGCCATAAGAGACGAAGAGGGCGAAGGGTTCTGGATTTTCGCGCGCGTTTTCGAGATAGGAGATGGCGAGGTCGGTCATGGCATCGGGTTCATAGGCAGGGATGTCGATGCGTTCAAATTTGTCTTCGTAATAAAATCCCTTGTAATAGCTGTGGTTGAAGTTGTAGGCCGCCCAATAGTGGTCAAATCCCAGTCGGTGCGGGCCTGGGGGCACGAATTGATTGGCGGGATTCTTGTGAAAATCTCCGGCCTGTTTATAAACTTTGCCTTCGGTTGCGTAAATGTGCCATTTGCCGATGTAGGCACAATTCACGCCGTTCTGCGTCAATGTGCCGGCAAGCGTTGGCAAATCGGTGCGGGCACTCAATTCGTTCATGACGTAGCCATTGGTGGTGGGATAACAGCCCGTAAAGAGGGATGCGCGATGCGGGCTGCACACGGGATAGACCGAGGTGGCGTTGACAAAGCTGATGCCTTCAGATGATAGGTGGTCGATATTGGGGGTGTGGGCGCGGTTGTCGCCCATATAGCCACAGGATTGCGGGCGGAGTTGATCGGCGAAGATGTAGAGAAGGTTAGACACGGATTACGCGCTTTCGTGTTCTGCTCGCATTGCGTTAAAGAAGCGCACATCAATGCGCGCCAGGTCAATTACGGTTTCTATGGGTTCACCGCTGTATTCACTGTGGAAACTCACGGGGCCTTCAAAGTTTAATCGATCCAGTGTTTTTACGACTGCGGGCCAATCGCCAAATCCCTGTCCCAGCCGCATTGTTCCACCCGTGGGCGCCCCCTGTACAGTGCGTCCCAGAGGTCGCTGGCGAATCAGGTCTTTAAATGCCAGGACTGATAGGTACTCGCGCACGATATCCAGTGCCATTTCTATGGGTTCGCCACATATCGACAGGTGTCCCGGGTCGGAGAATACGCCGATGTGTTCGGGGTTGAATCCCCTGACCACGTTCATGACGGCACACGAATTTAACCCCATCGATTTGCCCGAATGGTTGTGTACCACGGTTTTGACGCCGTGTTTTTCCGACAATTTCTCAAAGCTTTCCATCCAGCCCCGGATTTCATCCAGTTGGTCCCAGTAGTGCTTAGCATCTGACCAGTGCCAGTAGCCCAGTTTTACATGCGCTACGCCGGCTTCGCCCAGCGCGCCGTAATAACGCTCGGCGTAATCTATGTCCGGACGGCTAAAATCGCCGGGGGCTGTTACGAGTGGAATGCACAGGCCCGCGGCTTCAAACTGTTTGGCGGCTTCGGGTAGAGCCTTATCGATATTGTCTGGATTTACAGGATATCCCTCTCGCACACACAAATCCGCGCCTTGCACGCCTACCGATTGGAGGGATTCTATGATTTCGGGTATGTCCAGGCCTTCGAGGTGTTTTGTGAACATGATGTACGTGAGCTTCATTTTTTTTCCTTTCTCTGGTGTCGTTTGCATTTATGAGCACTTCAGGATACGCAATTGTGTGTTGAAAATCAATGGTGAGTTGTAAGCTCAAATCTTGACATGTTGTGAAAAATGTATATGTTGTCGTCAAATTGTTGTGAAAAATGACGACAAGGTAGTCAAAAAACACGGTTTCGCATATTTCAGCATCCCGATGCAGAGGTCGTAAAAGGACATGAAGCTCAGTCGTTTTGCCATTTTTAAGCCCATTAGCACGATTATGATCGCACTTAGTCTTGTGGTGATGGGTTTTATTTCCCTGGTCAAGTTGCCGCTTGAATATTTGCCCAGCGTGACGTTTCCGGTCCTTTTTGTGTCTATTCGGTATCCTTCTTCGTCCCCAGAGGAAATTGAACGGTTTATCACGCGACCGATTGAAGAGATATTGGGTACTATGCCTGGCATTGAAAATATGGGATCCACATCCAATGAGTCTTCTTCGACCATTCGCCTGGAATTTGCAATGGATGCGGATATGGATCTCGTTGGCATTCATTTGCGCGACAGGCTCGATCAGGTTCGCGCAGATTTGCCCGAAGACGTGGATTATATTGGGATTAAAAGTTTTGATACCGAAGATATTCCGGCTCTCGAATATACTGTTTCGTGGATCGGTGAAGATCCCGAAGACTTCATCGCGGTTTATAACCAGCGCCTGTCGCCTCGATTGCAGCGGCTCGATGGCGTGGCAAGTGTTGAATTAAGGGGGTTACAGCAAAAGGATCTCCTCGTCGAGGTCGATCAACGGGCTATGACTGCGCACAAATTGGATTTTCGCACGATCAATCGCGCGCTTCGCAGAAATAATATTAATATCTCGGCGGGTTATGTCACCGATGGCGACAGGCGATTCGCTGTGCGAAGTGTGGGCGAGTTTGAGACTGTTGACCAGATTCGCAATCTGCCCATTCGCCCAAACCTGATGCTGTCCGATGTTGCAGCGGTTACGTACGATTATCCTCCCGCTCGTCGATTTGATCGACTCGATGGCATACCTTCTCTTTATCTTTCTGTGTATAAATCTTCAACGGCAAATATGGTCGATGTTTGCAAGCGCGCCCGCAAAGAACTCGACCGCATCAACGAGGAGGTTGGCAAAGATAATCTTCGAATACTTCTGGTTCGAGACCAGTCAACTGATGTTATTGCCAGCATAATCAGTCTCAGCCAATCGGCGATTATGGGCGGTCTCTTAGCCGTTATTGCCATCTTTATTTTTCTCCGCAACTTCCGCAGTACGCTCATCATTGGCTCCGCCATTCCAATTAGCGCGCTCACGGTGTTTCTCATGATGTATTTTTTGCGGCAATCGGGCACTGATATCACCTTGAATTTGATTTCGATGATGGGGCTGATGGTCGCTATTGGGATGCTCGTGGATCCCGCTGTTGTAGCTCTGGAGAATATTTTTCGCAAATGTTTTGATGAAGGTCAGGGTGCAAAACAGGCAGCGCTTGAGGGCAGTGAGGAAATTGGCCTCCCGGTTCTGGCTGCTACGCTTACGACTGTGTGTGTATTTGTGCCGGTCATTTTTGTGACTGATTCGGGCACTTCGCTCTTTATGCGGCAGTTCTCCGTGACAGTTGTCGTGTCTGTGATTGCATCGTTTTGTGTCGCGCTTTCTCTGATTCCATTGGCCGCATCTCGCGCTTTCGATAAAGGTGGCCAAACTCTTGACCGCGTTCTCAAGAGCATTTTTGTGCTCGCAGCAAGTGTTGGGGTGGGCGCGTATATATATTATACGGATTTCAGTGAGGTTGATTACGGGGGTATGTGGGACGCATTTGCGCGTACCATCGCTGGTTTGCCTTTATTTGCCAAAATTGGTTTTCCCGCGGCAATTGCACTGGTGATTTTTCTGTATTTTCGTTACCGCGCCATTGGTGCCAGAGCACTGTACGCGAGGGTGGTCGCCAATACTTTGCACTATCGCTGGGCAACGCTATCCGTTGCCTGTGTTCTTCTCTTTTTAGGCAATCACATCTACGGCAAAATAGAACAAGCCCCTTTCCGCTATCAACCCACCCGCGCGATCAGGCTGACGGTGGAGATGCCTCGTACGTACGATTTGGAGCAGGCGAGTAATACTTTCAAAATAGCCGAAAATATCCTTATTCCACTGAAAGAAGAACTGGATATAGAGGCTATTGCGACGAAGTTCAATACGGGTAATCGGCAGGGAAAGAGAAATGCACTTTTGACTATTTATCTCACGCCTGCAGAAGAAAGCAAGTTGATGACGGACGAAGTCCAGCACAGGATCATCGCGCTTCTTCCAAAGGATATTCCCGGTGTGCGTTTCAGACCTCGCGGGGGTAAGTCGGGCGGGACTGCGGGGGTGGGTGTTGAACTCAAAGGACGCAAGCAGGAAATTCTGGAGGTTCTGGCAGAGGATATTGAAATGAGTATGCAGGGGATGCCCGGCGTTCACGAGATTGAGACCAGCCTGGAGACGGGTATGGAAGAGATTCGCGTGGTTGTAAATCGCGAACGGGCACAGCGGTATGGCATTTCTCCGCGCGATATTGCTACGAATATCGCTTCGGCACTCGGGTCGCGCGGGGCTTCACACTTCAAAACACCCAATGGCGAGATCGATATTACCGTTCAACTCCGCGAAGAAGATCGCGCTAATCTCGAGCAGCTCAAAACAACGGAGTTTGAAAGTGATAAGGGCGGGATGGTTGCGTTCTCCAGTTTGGCCGATTTCAATCTCATACAAGGGCCTAATGCCATTTCCCGCGAAGACCGCATGCCCACGCTAACTGTGTTTGCCAGTACTGAACAAAAAGCAGTTTTCAGCGTGGGGCAGATTATGAAAGCGCGCATGGAAAACGTGCCTCTGCCCGATGGATATAAGTATCAGATGGATCGCCGCTTCAAGTCTATGGATGCAGAACGGGAACGGGATTTTGAGACGATGATTTTCGCGCTGGTTCTCATTTATATTATTATGGCTTCGCTCTTTGAATCCTATGTGCATCCGCTCACTATTATGTTCTGCATTTTCTTCGCATTCATTGGCGTCGCGCTCGGTCTCTACACTTTCAAGATCGCTATGGATAGCAATGCGAAGTACGGCCTTCTGGTGCTTTTTGGTATTGTGGTGAATAATGGCATTGTTCTGGTCGATCACATCAACAGATACCGAAAACAGGGGTTTGTTCGCCGCGATGCCATTATTCGCGGTGGGCAAGACCGCTTGCGTCCGATTATGATGACTGCCACGACCACTATTATTGGCCTGATGCCGCTGGTTATTCCAATGCTTTTTGGCCATGCCGAAGGCACAGCCCGCCGCTGGGGTCCCATCGGTCTGGTTGTGGTATCGGGGTTGTCCATTTCAACCATTCTGACGCTTGTTCTCCTGCCCACGATGTATTCGCTTATGGATGACCTCTCCCAATTTGCCAGGCGCGTTGTCGCGGTGGCTCGTGTGCGGTAACACTGTGAATCCTGGAAAGGCTCATATTCGATTGTTTTCCAAAAGTTCACGTTCACGCGCCAATTCCTTGCGGAGCGTTTCTTCGTCGGGCAGTTCTAATTTATAACGAGAGGCAAAGATGTGTTCAGTCTGTTCGCCCAAGACGTATTTGACAACGGCATCATTC from Gemmatimonadota bacterium harbors:
- a CDS encoding sulfatase, coding for MSNLLYIFADQLRPQSCGYMGDNRAHTPNIDHLSSEGISFVNATSVYPVCSPHRASLFTGCYPTTNGYVMNELSARTDLPTLAGTLTQNGVNCAYIGKWHIYATEGKVYKQAGDFHKNPANQFVPPGPHRLGFDHYWAAYNFNHSYYKGFYYEDKFERIDIPAYEPDAMTDLAISYLENARENPEPFALFVSYGTPHQPWNWDNVPEEWGMHFKDMAFDLPPNYRDGSGEYWHAWFDRDWWMKSVKPNLVEWQRIYAAMTANLDWNVGRILDALDRFNLAHDTLVVFTSDHGEMFGAHGRVQKNIYYEEAARVPFLMRWPNRIAPKTESDACLNTPDIMPTLLSLLNVDIPDGIDGFDLSHCAFGQHGDEPESAFLQGMGPSVDWDDGFEWRALRDKQYTYAIEKHRESLYNHREDPLQLHNLANSPDHARTIQHYRDQIRTRMDALNDTFEPTTFYRDHWIENGRVIRGARD
- a CDS encoding TIM barrel protein encodes the protein MKLTYIMFTKHLEGLDIPEIIESLQSVGVQGADLCVREGYPVNPDNIDKALPEAAKQFEAAGLCIPLVTAPGDFSRPDIDYAERYYGALGEAGVAHVKLGYWHWSDAKHYWDQLDEIRGWMESFEKLSEKHGVKTVVHNHSGKSMGLNSCAVMNVVRGFNPEHIGVFSDPGHLSICGEPIEMALDIVREYLSVLAFKDLIRQRPLGRTVQGAPTGGTMRLGQGFGDWPAVVKTLDRLNFEGPVSFHSEYSGEPIETVIDLARIDVRFFNAMRAEHESA
- a CDS encoding efflux RND transporter permease subunit, which produces MKLSRFAIFKPISTIMIALSLVVMGFISLVKLPLEYLPSVTFPVLFVSIRYPSSSPEEIERFITRPIEEILGTMPGIENMGSTSNESSSTIRLEFAMDADMDLVGIHLRDRLDQVRADLPEDVDYIGIKSFDTEDIPALEYTVSWIGEDPEDFIAVYNQRLSPRLQRLDGVASVELRGLQQKDLLVEVDQRAMTAHKLDFRTINRALRRNNINISAGYVTDGDRRFAVRSVGEFETVDQIRNLPIRPNLMLSDVAAVTYDYPPARRFDRLDGIPSLYLSVYKSSTANMVDVCKRARKELDRINEEVGKDNLRILLVRDQSTDVIASIISLSQSAIMGGLLAVIAIFIFLRNFRSTLIIGSAIPISALTVFLMMYFLRQSGTDITLNLISMMGLMVAIGMLVDPAVVALENIFRKCFDEGQGAKQAALEGSEEIGLPVLAATLTTVCVFVPVIFVTDSGTSLFMRQFSVTVVVSVIASFCVALSLIPLAASRAFDKGGQTLDRVLKSIFVLAASVGVGAYIYYTDFSEVDYGGMWDAFARTIAGLPLFAKIGFPAAIALVIFLYFRYRAIGARALYARVVANTLHYRWATLSVACVLLFLGNHIYGKIEQAPFRYQPTRAIRLTVEMPRTYDLEQASNTFKIAENILIPLKEELDIEAIATKFNTGNRQGKRNALLTIYLTPAEESKLMTDEVQHRIIALLPKDIPGVRFRPRGGKSGGTAGVGVELKGRKQEILEVLAEDIEMSMQGMPGVHEIETSLETGMEEIRVVVNRERAQRYGISPRDIATNIASALGSRGASHFKTPNGEIDITVQLREEDRANLEQLKTTEFESDKGGMVAFSSLADFNLIQGPNAISREDRMPTLTVFASTEQKAVFSVGQIMKARMENVPLPDGYKYQMDRRFKSMDAERERDFETMIFALVLIYIIMASLFESYVHPLTIMFCIFFAFIGVALGLYTFKIAMDSNAKYGLLVLFGIVVNNGIVLVDHINRYRKQGFVRRDAIIRGGQDRLRPIMMTATTTIIGLMPLVIPMLFGHAEGTARRWGPIGLVVVSGLSISTILTLVLLPTMYSLMDDLSQFARRVVAVARVR
- a CDS encoding sulfatase-like hydrolase/transferase, giving the protein MTPKRPNILWICTDQQRYDTIHALGNEHIQTPNLDRLCAEGVAFTHAHCQSAICTPSRSSFLTGLYPSTVHGNRNGNAYFPANERVQLITKRLADAGYDCGLSGKLHLASAWNGEEQRVDDGYRKFWYSHSHNQGIGIGNQYTDWLTEQGIDLGDVFQTKKDGTYGTYRPDMNPQHHQTTWCADRAIEFIESPHDGPWLMSVNPFDPHGPFDAPDTHKYNPADLPPPLFRESDLQTQTQLKRFFAGQKGNPPGDREQHNKASYYGMIALIDENVGRMLNALERTRQRENTVVIFTSDHGEMLGDHGLTGKGCRFYEALVRVPLIISWPGTFLQGHRADGLTALLDIAPTLADLADIPLEWTHGKSLIPILTGEDSGHAHHEFVRCEYYDVVDKFAPHASEKHNPCWATMLRNNRYKLVVYHNEDYGELYDLREDPDEFHNLWEDPSHTDLKYQLIKQNFDHTVICADPGPKRIGRY